From a single Miscanthus floridulus cultivar M001 chromosome 8, ASM1932011v1, whole genome shotgun sequence genomic region:
- the LOC136470365 gene encoding uncharacterized protein, whose translation MVKEQTSGAIQYPMLMRSNYQEWALLMKVNLQATGLWHAVEPEEGEEVLIEYREDRLAMAAILWSMPSKMLGSLARKRTARSAWAAVKTVRLRASEPSISEGTDRMMAAMERPLLIVGAREQGVLDGAARLLLDHAFDDDLAVTSVRSAWVAVKTVHVGVDRVREANTQHLLRQFGDIGFNEGESVDDFSLRIMSLANTIRTLGHDITDAQIMKKMLQVVPEHLEQIAYSIETLLDVNELLVEEVVGRLRAIEQRKKKPASAGASSTANKQGLLLLAEEEWMARLKLREFGEGSGSGKRDKTRRGHGGGSGGSSGGGQDGKGHDGQGKPQERNPDKCVNYGIKGHYAKDCRKPRREQKAHVVEGEEQHALMMVSATATTINDAPSSFSSRPATCVEIHEAEVFAELGPIPIETLAGGCSTPERPII comes from the exons ATGGTCAAGGAGCAGACGAGCGGTGCCATCCAGTACCCCATGCTCATGCGCTCCAACTATCAGGAGTGGGCGCTCCTGATGAAGGTTAATCTGCAGGCGACGGGCTTATGGCACGCCGTCGAGCCagaggaaggggaggaggtgCTCATCGAGTACCGTGAGGATCGCCTCGCCATGGCAGCCATCCTATGGTCTATGCCCTCCAAAATGCTGGGCTCACTAGCCCGCAAGCGGACGGCGCGATCGGCATGGGCGGCGGTCAAAACCGTTCGCTTGCGGGCTAGTGAGCCCAGCATTTCAGAGGGCACGGACCGCATGATGGCTGCCATG GAGCGCCCACTCCTGATAGTTGGAGCGCGTGAGCAAGGGGTACTGGATGGCGCCGCTCGTCTGCTCCTTGACCATGCTTTCGATGATGACCTCGCTGTGACCTCAGTGCGATCGGCATGGGTGGCGGTCAAAACCGTTCATGTCGGGGTGGACCGAGTGCGGGAGGCCAACACCCAGCACCTACTCCGGCAATTCGGCGACATCGGCTTCAACGAGGGTGAGTCCGTGGACGACTTCTCGCTCCGTATCATGTCTCTCGCCAACACCATCCGCACTTTGGGCCACGACATCACCGATGCCCAGATCATGAAGAAGATGCTCCAGGTGGTTCCTGAACATCTCGAGCAGATTGCTTACTCCATCGAGACGCTCCTCGACGTCAACGAGCTCTTGGTGGAGGAAGTTGTCGGCCGTCTACGCGCCATCGAGCAGCGCAAGAAGAAGCCAGCCTCCGCAGGCGCGTCGTCCACCGCCAACAAGCAGGGCCTCCTGCTCCTCGCGGAGGAGGAGTGGATGGCGCGGCTCAAGCTGCGCGAGTTTGGCGAAGGCTCCGGCAGCGGCAAGCGCGACAAGACACGCCGTGGCCACGGCGGCGGCTCTGGCGGTAGCTCCGGCGGCGGCCAGGATGGCAAGGGACACGACGGTCAAGGGAAGCCTCAAGAGAGGAACCCTGACAAGTGCGTAAACTATGGCATCAAGGGCCACTACGCCAAGGACTGCCGCAAACCGAGGCGGGAGCAGAAGGCGCATGTCGTGGAAGGAGAAGAGCAACATGCGCTCATGATGGTTTCGGCAACCGCCACGACCATCAACGACGCGCCGTCTTCTTTTTCGTCGCGGCCCGCCACCTGCGTCGAGATCCACGAGGCGGAAGTCTTCGCTGAGCTTGGCCCCATACCGATCGAGACGCTCGCAGGTGGGTGCTCGACACCGGAGcgaccaatcatatga